One Bacteroidota bacterium genomic window carries:
- a CDS encoding OmpA family protein, whose amino-acid sequence MKTKLILILLFISSFANAQSVDFVKSNFPNDREGLNTAIDNFEKGDELFGQGTAYYKSALEPYLLANKFNPNNSFLNFKIGKCYLYSNTKQKAIQYLEKASQLNAGIDAELPYFLGWAYHLDMQWDKAIEQLNKFTKLSGSSASFLEMQADAKQQITECENGKELQQHPVRVFIDNAGAEVNSKYSDYGPVISADESVLFFTSRREGTTGGAIDPALNEYMEDIYMSLKQNGVWTKAVNLGAPLNTEEHDANSGISADGQKLLIYSASGHGDLYESTLMGDKWGVAQSLGKSINSNGHESSACYSSDGKSIYFVSDNPETTLGDRDIFVSTKDEKGKWAKAVNLGSTINTPYGEEGVYLHPDGKTMYFSSEGHKTMGGYDIFKSVYENGKWSEPENLGFPVNTPDNDVFFVISASGKHGYYSSYSDKGYGEKDILLITFLGPEKPMVLNNEDNLLASITAPVKETVLAPTLVIKEAQLTIMKGIVSDAITKKPLDATIEIIDNKQNISIATFTSNSSSGKYLVSLPAGKNYGIAVKKDGYLFQSENFDIPASAAFQEVVKDIALKSVDVGSTIVLKNIFFDLGKATLRSESTNELERLGKLLYDNPTLKIEISGHTDNKGSAELNKKLSDERAKAVVDYLISKGITGDRLTYVGYGKDQPLASNDTEEGRQQNRRTEFKIIGK is encoded by the coding sequence ATGAAAACAAAACTAATACTGATTTTACTTTTTATTTCAAGTTTTGCAAATGCGCAAAGCGTTGATTTTGTAAAGAGTAATTTCCCAAATGATCGTGAAGGATTAAATACTGCAATTGACAACTTTGAAAAAGGTGACGAATTATTTGGTCAAGGAACAGCTTATTATAAATCGGCTTTAGAACCTTATTTATTGGCCAATAAATTTAACCCTAACAATTCATTTTTAAATTTTAAAATCGGAAAATGTTACTTGTATTCAAATACCAAGCAAAAGGCCATTCAGTATTTAGAAAAAGCGAGTCAATTAAATGCTGGTATTGATGCAGAGTTACCGTATTTTTTAGGATGGGCCTATCATTTGGATATGCAATGGGATAAGGCAATTGAGCAATTAAATAAGTTTACAAAGTTAAGTGGAAGTAGTGCATCTTTTTTAGAAATGCAGGCAGATGCAAAGCAACAAATAACCGAATGTGAAAACGGTAAGGAATTGCAACAACATCCTGTTCGTGTATTTATCGATAATGCCGGTGCTGAAGTAAACTCAAAGTATTCAGATTATGGCCCTGTGATTTCGGCCGATGAATCGGTTTTGTTTTTCACCTCGCGTCGCGAGGGAACAACAGGAGGAGCAATCGATCCTGCTCTTAACGAATACATGGAAGACATATACATGAGCCTAAAGCAGAATGGAGTTTGGACCAAGGCTGTAAATTTAGGTGCACCTTTAAATACTGAGGAGCATGATGCGAACTCGGGAATTAGCGCCGATGGGCAAAAATTATTGATATACTCTGCTAGTGGGCATGGCGATTTGTATGAATCAACGTTGATGGGTGACAAATGGGGGGTAGCGCAATCGTTGGGCAAAAGCATCAACAGTAATGGGCATGAATCTTCAGCTTGTTATTCATCCGATGGAAAATCAATTTATTTTGTTTCCGACAATCCGGAAACTACGCTTGGCGACCGCGATATTTTTGTTTCTACAAAAGATGAAAAAGGGAAATGGGCGAAGGCTGTAAATTTGGGAAGTACTATTAATACTCCATATGGAGAAGAAGGAGTGTATTTGCATCCCGATGGTAAAACCATGTATTTTAGTTCAGAAGGACATAAGACGATGGGCGGCTACGATATTTTTAAGTCGGTGTATGAAAATGGCAAATGGAGCGAACCTGAAAATTTGGGCTTTCCTGTGAATACGCCCGACAACGATGTGTTCTTTGTAATTTCAGCTAGTGGTAAACACGGGTATTATAGCTCCTACAGCGATAAAGGATACGGAGAAAAGGATATTTTACTGATTACTTTTTTAGGTCCTGAAAAGCCAATGGTACTTAATAATGAAGATAATTTATTGGCGAGTATCACAGCTCCGGTTAAGGAAACCGTACTTGCTCCAACATTGGTAATTAAGGAGGCACAACTTACCATAATGAAAGGTATCGTGAGTGATGCAATCACTAAAAAACCGTTGGATGCTACCATTGAAATTATCGACAACAAACAAAACATTTCAATTGCCACTTTTACTTCCAACAGTAGCTCCGGTAAATATTTAGTTTCATTACCTGCAGGCAAAAATTATGGAATTGCTGTTAAGAAAGACGGGTATTTATTTCAGTCTGAAAATTTTGATATTCCTGCTTCTGCAGCATTTCAAGAGGTAGTAAAAGACATTGCTTTGAAAAGTGTGGATGTTGGAAGTACCATCGTATTAAAAAATATTTTCTTTGATTTAGGAAAGGCAACTCTCCGTTCTGAATCGACCAATGAATTAGAGCGATTGGGCAAATTACTGTACGATAATCCAACCTTAAAAATTGAAATAAGTGGACACACCGATAATAAAGGAAGCGCTGAACTCAATAAAAAACTTAGCGATGAAAGAGCAAAGGCCGTTGTTGATTATTTAATTAGCAAAGGAATTACTGGTGATCGATTAACCTATGTGGGTTATGGAAAAGATCAGCCTTTAGCAAGCAACGATACTGAAGAAGGACGCCAACAAAATAGGAGAACGGAGTTTAAAATTATTGGGAAATAG
- a CDS encoding tetratricopeptide repeat protein — translation MKQTIFLILLAILIGVEVKAQTDSIVRAKILDDGAQDAEKFYNKGIADFSAKNYTSALENFNEAIKLKATFERAFYNRGTTKIELNDFAGALLDFNTAISLTATAESFFGRAMVYMHDKNTGSALEDFSKAIELKQDYAQAYYYRGALKFETKDYKAAEADYSLAIQYKPGYAYAYNDRGSARRMLGNFDGAISDYTQALTVSSDMAFAYNNRASAKRKKGDSAGAIVDYTEALKLKPNYAEAYNNRGSARFDAADYEGAIVDFTKAIEQNSGYAYAYNNRAAAKYKLKDYKGSAEDCSKAIQYNAEYGYAYLNRGIAREMMRDEKGACADWKKAIELGVDAAGNYSGDCK, via the coding sequence ATGAAGCAAACAATTTTTCTTATTCTGCTGGCCATACTTATCGGAGTTGAGGTAAAGGCACAAACAGACAGTATCGTAAGGGCTAAAATTCTGGATGATGGGGCTCAGGATGCCGAAAAATTCTACAACAAAGGGATAGCCGATTTTTCAGCAAAAAATTATACCTCAGCGCTCGAAAATTTTAATGAAGCTATCAAGTTAAAAGCAACCTTTGAGCGCGCATTTTACAATAGAGGAACTACCAAAATAGAGTTGAATGATTTTGCTGGTGCTTTGCTTGATTTTAACACAGCTATTTCTCTAACTGCTACTGCTGAAAGCTTCTTTGGCAGAGCCATGGTGTATATGCACGATAAAAATACAGGCAGTGCATTGGAAGATTTTTCAAAAGCCATTGAATTAAAACAAGATTATGCGCAAGCTTATTATTATCGTGGAGCATTAAAGTTTGAAACAAAAGATTACAAAGCTGCAGAAGCTGATTATTCATTGGCAATACAGTATAAACCGGGATATGCTTATGCATACAACGACCGCGGAAGTGCCCGACGAATGCTCGGCAATTTTGACGGTGCAATCAGTGATTATACACAAGCTCTGACTGTGTCCTCAGACATGGCATTTGCGTATAACAATAGAGCAAGTGCCAAACGAAAAAAGGGTGATTCTGCCGGAGCAATTGTAGATTACACAGAGGCGCTAAAATTAAAACCGAATTATGCCGAAGCGTATAATAATCGAGGAAGTGCTCGTTTTGATGCAGCCGATTATGAAGGCGCTATTGTGGATTTCACAAAGGCAATTGAACAAAACTCAGGCTATGCATATGCTTACAATAACCGAGCGGCTGCAAAGTATAAACTTAAAGATTATAAAGGGAGCGCAGAAGATTGCAGCAAGGCAATACAATACAATGCCGAATATGGTTATGCTTATTTAAACAGGGGAATCGCACGCGAAATGATGCGCGATGAAAAAGGAGCATGTGCCGATTGGAAAAAGGCAATTGAACTGGGTGTGGATGCGGCCGGAAACTATTCGGGCGATTGTAAATAA
- a CDS encoding S8 family peptidase, with protein MKKLTLFASLTFLYLSSIAQFKTPQYISNSRVFKLSPLVSDKDYKPATIVFKIKPAYRTSCTKNTVQISAITAVLNSIGAVNLHKIFPNHKAPDQPKNAQGLTYADLSLMYEFNYTANLSVEAVANKLLKTGFFDFAEPHYIPVISYQPNDPMATTTGQYHLNKIKAYTAWDITKGDTNVVIGITDSGTELTHPDLSGNIKYNYNDPIDGIDNDGDSLIDNFNGWDVGMNDNNPNWQGDPHGVHVCGLAAASTDNLTGVAGVGFNCKFLPVKIANANGDLVAAYEGIVYAADHGCSIINCSWGGSGGGSFGQSVIDYATINKNALVVCAAGNDNVSTDHFPSAYNYAFSVASTTSTDNKSSFSNYGNSVDVCAPGSNVKSTYSGGTYVNNSGTSMASPVAAGGAALIKCMFPNYTGLQIGEQLKSTCDAINVSVSGFYAGKLGKGRINLFQGTTNASAKSVTMTARHITDANDEVFVGNDTLQITGDFVNFLAPLTNLTLNLSSTSTYVSIINPSMPIGPMTTLQQINNNFNPFLVIVNPSAPANSVVTFKLNFTDGTYTFNYYFDVVINVDYINVTVNDISTSITSKGRIGFNTDGQLDGLGFKYKNSRQLLYEAGLMIGNNSAAVSDMVRGTTAGIADEDFGSSQAVGRQIPTVFSDFDLHGFFTDNPATSPIGLNVKHKAFAWNTPGHTKYVIVEYTITNKSVATFNSLYAGIFADWDIDDSTFASNRAAFDAAYKMGYAYYSGANGLYAGIKLLSNTAPAVHYAIDNVTGGSGGVDLNNGGYSEAEKYTTLSTNRANAGVAGAGADICDVVSSGPFVINPNDSVVVAFALLAGDSLIDLQLSAANAQVQYDSLYPLAINKTVASTQSNFSIYPNPASENIRIEFKNEQAQTLSIQLKNTLGQTVKSFDYGTQNVGVVKISISTSDLTSGVYFCEVKTADKTSLQKIIIRK; from the coding sequence ATGAAAAAACTAACCCTGTTCGCAAGTCTTACATTCCTTTATCTTAGTTCTATTGCACAGTTTAAAACTCCTCAGTATATTTCTAATTCACGTGTGTTTAAATTATCTCCACTGGTAAGTGATAAAGATTATAAACCTGCAACAATTGTATTTAAAATTAAACCAGCCTACCGCACTAGTTGCACTAAAAATACTGTGCAAATTTCTGCTATCACTGCAGTATTAAATTCGATAGGTGCGGTTAATCTGCATAAAATTTTTCCCAATCATAAAGCCCCTGACCAACCAAAAAATGCACAAGGATTAACATATGCTGATTTATCTCTGATGTATGAGTTCAATTACACAGCAAATTTATCAGTTGAAGCTGTTGCCAACAAATTACTTAAAACTGGTTTCTTCGATTTTGCAGAACCACATTATATTCCGGTGATTTCTTATCAACCCAACGATCCAATGGCTACTACAACAGGCCAATATCACTTAAATAAAATTAAAGCCTATACTGCTTGGGATATTACTAAAGGCGATACCAATGTGGTTATTGGAATTACCGATAGTGGAACTGAGCTTACTCATCCCGATTTATCAGGAAATATTAAATACAATTACAACGATCCAATTGATGGTATAGACAATGACGGCGATAGTTTAATTGACAATTTCAATGGATGGGATGTAGGAATGAACGACAACAATCCTAACTGGCAAGGTGATCCGCATGGTGTGCACGTTTGCGGGCTTGCTGCTGCATCAACCGACAATCTTACCGGAGTTGCAGGTGTTGGTTTCAACTGCAAGTTTTTACCGGTAAAAATTGCGAATGCAAATGGTGATTTAGTTGCTGCTTATGAAGGAATCGTATATGCAGCAGATCATGGATGCAGCATTATTAATTGCTCTTGGGGCGGATCAGGCGGAGGTTCTTTTGGTCAAAGTGTAATCGATTATGCAACCATCAATAAAAATGCATTGGTAGTTTGTGCTGCTGGAAATGACAATGTTTCAACCGATCATTTTCCTTCGGCTTACAATTATGCTTTTAGTGTTGCTTCAACTACCTCTACCGATAACAAATCTTCCTTTTCAAATTATGGAAACAGCGTTGATGTATGTGCTCCAGGAAGCAATGTAAAATCAACTTATTCAGGTGGCACCTATGTTAATAACAGCGGAACTTCAATGGCTTCTCCGGTTGCTGCTGGTGGCGCTGCGCTTATTAAATGTATGTTTCCAAATTATACCGGACTCCAAATTGGTGAACAGCTAAAATCAACTTGCGATGCTATTAATGTATCTGTTTCTGGATTTTATGCCGGTAAGTTAGGAAAGGGTAGAATCAATTTATTTCAGGGAACTACGAATGCAAGCGCAAAATCAGTTACCATGACTGCCCGTCATATTACAGATGCAAACGACGAAGTATTTGTGGGTAACGATACTCTGCAAATTACAGGCGATTTTGTAAACTTTTTGGCGCCATTAACTAACCTCACACTAAATCTTAGTTCAACTTCAACATATGTATCCATTATTAATCCTAGCATGCCCATTGGGCCAATGACTACCTTGCAACAAATCAACAACAATTTTAATCCCTTTCTGGTAATTGTTAATCCCAGTGCACCTGCAAATTCAGTAGTAACTTTTAAGCTTAATTTTACAGATGGTACATATACTTTTAACTATTACTTTGATGTGGTTATTAATGTTGATTACATCAACGTTACCGTGAACGATATTTCAACTTCAATAACTAGTAAAGGTCGCATAGGTTTTAATACCGATGGGCAATTGGATGGGTTAGGTTTTAAGTATAAAAATAGCCGTCAATTATTGTATGAAGCGGGTTTGATGATTGGCAATAATTCGGCTGCTGTTTCAGATATGGTGCGTGGTACAACTGCTGGTATTGCCGATGAAGACTTCGGAAGCAGCCAAGCTGTAGGTCGCCAAATTCCAACTGTATTTTCCGACTTTGATTTACATGGTTTCTTTACCGATAATCCTGCAACTTCTCCTATTGGTTTAAATGTTAAACACAAAGCATTTGCATGGAATACTCCGGGACATACAAAGTATGTTATTGTTGAATATACTATTACCAATAAATCGGTAGCAACTTTTAATTCACTTTATGCCGGAATTTTTGCCGACTGGGATATAGATGATTCAACCTTCGCTAGCAATCGTGCAGCTTTTGATGCTGCATATAAAATGGGTTACGCTTATTACAGTGGTGCTAATGGTCTGTACGCCGGTATAAAATTACTGAGCAATACAGCCCCTGCCGTGCATTACGCAATTGATAATGTTACTGGCGGAAGCGGCGGCGTTGATTTAAATAATGGAGGTTATTCAGAAGCTGAAAAATACACTACTCTTAGTACCAATCGTGCAAATGCAGGTGTGGCCGGAGCTGGTGCCGATATTTGTGATGTTGTGAGTAGCGGTCCTTTTGTTATTAATCCCAACGACAGTGTTGTTGTTGCTTTTGCATTGTTAGCCGGTGATAGTCTTATAGATCTGCAATTGTCAGCAGCGAATGCACAAGTTCAATACGATTCATTGTATCCACTTGCAATTAATAAAACTGTCGCTAGCACACAATCTAATTTTAGCATTTATCCAAATCCTGCTAGCGAAAATATTCGAATCGAATTTAAGAATGAGCAAGCTCAAACTTTAAGCATACAACTTAAAAACACGTTAGGACAAACAGTAAAATCATTCGATTATGGAACTCAAAATGTTGGAGTAGTTAAGATATCAATATCGACTTCTGATCTTACTTCTGGTGTGTATTTTTGCGAAGTTAAAACTGCTGATAAAACCAGTCTGCAAAAAATTATTATCCGCAAGTAA
- the accC gene encoding acetyl-CoA carboxylase biotin carboxylase subunit: MFNKILIANRGEIALRVIRTCKEMGIKTVAVYSTADKDSLHVRFADEAVCIGPPASKDSYLNIPNIISAAEITNADAIHPGYGFLSENAKFSRICGEHNIKFIGASPAMIDGMGDKSSAKDTMKKAGVPTIPGSEGLLSDIDEAKQIAKKIKYPVILKATAGGGGRGMRIVWKEEDLQSLWDSARQEAGAAFGNDGMYMEKYIEEPRHIEIQIVGDQYGKACHLSERDCSIQRRHQKLAEETPSPFMTDDLRDKMGAAAIKAALAVNYEGVGTVEFLVDKHRNFYFMEMNTRIQVEHPITEEVINYDLIREQILVAAGTPISGKNYFPQLHAIECRINAEDPFNNFRPSPGKITNLHTPGGHGIRVDTHVYAGYTIPPNYDSMIAKLITIAQTREEAIAKMIRALSEFVIEGVKTTIPFHLRLMRDEQFIKGDYTTKFLETFDLTE; the protein is encoded by the coding sequence ATGTTTAATAAAATACTAATTGCCAATAGAGGAGAAATTGCTTTACGTGTAATACGTACCTGCAAAGAAATGGGTATAAAAACAGTTGCAGTATACTCTACGGCCGATAAAGACAGTTTACATGTGCGATTTGCTGATGAAGCAGTGTGTATTGGACCTCCTGCCAGTAAAGATTCGTATTTGAATATACCGAACATTATTTCAGCTGCTGAAATAACCAATGCTGATGCCATTCATCCCGGGTATGGTTTTTTAAGTGAAAACGCAAAATTCTCGCGCATATGTGGCGAGCATAACATCAAGTTTATTGGTGCTTCACCCGCCATGATTGATGGTATGGGTGATAAGTCATCAGCAAAGGATACTATGAAGAAAGCCGGTGTTCCAACCATACCGGGTTCTGAAGGTTTACTATCCGACATTGATGAAGCAAAGCAAATTGCCAAAAAAATAAAATATCCTGTTATACTCAAAGCAACTGCAGGTGGTGGTGGACGAGGAATGCGTATAGTATGGAAGGAAGAGGACTTACAATCGCTGTGGGACAGTGCTCGACAGGAAGCAGGAGCCGCTTTTGGGAATGATGGAATGTATATGGAAAAATACATTGAAGAACCACGCCATATTGAAATTCAGATTGTTGGTGATCAATATGGAAAGGCCTGCCATTTATCAGAGCGCGATTGTTCTATTCAGCGCAGACATCAAAAGTTGGCTGAAGAAACTCCTTCACCTTTTATGACAGATGATTTACGTGATAAAATGGGGGCTGCTGCGATTAAAGCAGCTTTAGCAGTGAATTATGAAGGTGTAGGTACGGTTGAATTTTTGGTGGATAAACACCGTAATTTCTACTTCATGGAAATGAATACCCGTATTCAAGTAGAACATCCGATTACGGAAGAAGTTATTAATTACGATTTGATACGTGAGCAAATATTAGTGGCAGCAGGAACTCCTATTTCAGGAAAAAATTATTTTCCTCAATTACATGCCATTGAATGTCGCATCAATGCTGAAGATCCGTTTAATAATTTCAGACCATCACCAGGTAAAATTACCAATTTGCATACTCCGGGTGGCCATGGTATTCGAGTAGATACGCATGTTTATGCAGGTTATACTATACCGCCAAATTACGACAGTATGATTGCGAAGCTTATTACCATTGCTCAAACACGAGAAGAAGCAATTGCAAAGATGATTCGTGCTTTAAGCGAGTTTGTTATTGAAGGAGTTAAAACAACTATTCCCTTTCATTTACGACTTATGCGCGACGAGCAATTTATTAAAGGCGATTACACCACAAAATTTTTAGAAACATTTGATTTAACAGAATAG